In Agromyces archimandritae, one genomic interval encodes:
- a CDS encoding L-serine ammonia-lyase has product MTAFVSALDLFSIGIGPSSSHTVGPMRAARAFAAGMAALGLLDRVDRVEVTLYGSLGATGLGHGTPDAVVAGLRGLEPHDCDPDEVRGCWSAMDPDTPVRLLGTREIRMSPADIALEPRTRLPGHPNALTLRAWAGASPLPLVEETYYSVGGGFIRREGETAAEAEALRHPLPYDTAAELIALCDEYGVGLADIARYNEVPVHGESGIDTGLDAIWAAMHECVEHGLGTRGTLPGGLRVKRRAPEIRERLEACDDGRVDAGRDTSTEWLHAYALAVNEENAAGGRVVTAPTNGAAGILPAVGHYYLRFVPGADAAGIRTFLLTASAIASLVKKNASISGAEGGCQAEVGSACAMAAGALCAVLGGTPRQVENAAEIAMEHHLGLTCDPVGGLVQVPCIERNAIAASTAVSAARLALHGDGSHLVSLDAVIETMRQTGLDMMTKYKETSEGGLAVNVVEC; this is encoded by the coding sequence GTGACCGCGTTCGTCTCAGCGCTCGACCTGTTCTCGATCGGCATCGGCCCCTCGAGTTCCCACACCGTGGGCCCGATGCGGGCGGCCCGGGCCTTCGCCGCGGGCATGGCCGCACTCGGTCTGCTCGATCGTGTGGACCGCGTGGAGGTCACCCTGTACGGTTCGCTCGGCGCGACGGGCCTCGGCCACGGCACGCCCGACGCGGTCGTCGCCGGCCTCCGCGGGCTCGAACCGCACGACTGCGACCCCGACGAGGTGCGCGGGTGCTGGTCGGCGATGGATCCCGACACCCCCGTCCGCCTCCTCGGCACCCGCGAGATCCGCATGTCGCCGGCCGATATCGCGCTCGAGCCGCGCACGCGCCTGCCCGGACACCCGAACGCGCTCACCCTGCGCGCGTGGGCGGGCGCGTCGCCGCTGCCGCTCGTCGAGGAGACCTACTACTCGGTCGGCGGGGGTTTCATCCGCCGCGAGGGCGAGACCGCTGCCGAGGCCGAGGCGCTTCGGCATCCGCTCCCCTACGACACGGCCGCCGAGCTCATCGCCCTGTGCGACGAGTACGGGGTGGGCCTGGCCGACATCGCCCGCTACAACGAGGTGCCGGTGCACGGCGAGTCCGGCATCGACACCGGGCTCGATGCGATCTGGGCGGCGATGCACGAGTGCGTCGAGCACGGTCTCGGCACACGCGGAACGCTGCCGGGCGGCCTGCGCGTCAAGCGCCGCGCCCCCGAGATCCGCGAACGGCTCGAGGCCTGCGACGACGGGCGTGTGGATGCCGGCCGCGATACCTCGACCGAGTGGCTGCACGCGTACGCGCTCGCGGTGAACGAGGAGAACGCCGCGGGCGGGCGCGTCGTCACAGCCCCGACGAACGGCGCTGCCGGCATCCTCCCGGCCGTCGGCCACTACTACCTGCGGTTCGTGCCGGGTGCGGATGCCGCGGGCATCCGCACCTTCCTGCTCACCGCGTCCGCGATCGCGAGCCTCGTGAAGAAGAACGCGTCGATCTCGGGCGCCGAGGGCGGCTGCCAGGCGGAGGTCGGTTCGGCGTGCGCGATGGCCGCGGGGGCGCTCTGCGCCGTGCTCGGCGGCACGCCCCGGCAGGTCGAGAACGCCGCCGAGATCGCCATGGAGCACCATCTCGGCCTCACCTGCGACCCGGTCGGGGGCCTCGTGCAGGTGCCGTGCATCGAACGCAACGCGATCGCCGCGTCCACCGCGGTGTCGGCGGCGCGCCTCGCGTTGCACGGCGACGGCTCGCACCTCGTCTCCCTCGACGCCGTCATCGAGACGATGCGGCAGACCGGCCTCGACATGATGACGAAGTACAAGGAGACGAGCGAGGGCGGCCTCGCCGTCAACGTCGTCGAGTGCTGA
- a CDS encoding rhodanese-like domain-containing protein has translation MTHSPANAPHAAVFAAAPDAAAAARYYAERLAMTTDPSDVAAELAAGDAGFVIVDSRNRGAWDEGHIPGALHLPTREIAERAAELIPVGTPVVVYCWSPGCNGGIRAALEFALAGHPVKELLGGFEYWVREGYEFETGDGGRHRHPVDARTGIAPGALAAGAAGGAAAGGATVACGC, from the coding sequence ATGACGCATTCGCCCGCCAACGCCCCGCATGCCGCCGTCTTCGCCGCCGCGCCCGACGCGGCCGCCGCCGCCCGCTACTACGCCGAACGGCTCGCGATGACGACGGACCCGTCGGATGTGGCCGCCGAGCTCGCCGCCGGCGACGCCGGATTCGTCATCGTGGATTCCCGGAACCGGGGCGCCTGGGATGAGGGACACATCCCAGGCGCCCTGCACCTCCCCACGCGCGAGATCGCCGAGCGCGCCGCGGAGCTGATCCCCGTCGGCACGCCCGTCGTCGTGTACTGCTGGAGCCCCGGCTGCAACGGCGGCATCCGCGCGGCGCTCGAGTTCGCCCTCGCGGGCCACCCCGTCAAGGAGCTGCTCGGCGGCTTCGAATACTGGGTGCGCGAGGGATACGAGTTCGAGACCGGCGACGGCGGCCGCCACCGCCACCCGGTGGATGCGCGCACGGGCATCGCGCCGGGTGCGCTCGCGGCGGGTGCGGCCGGAGGCGCCGCGGCCGGAGGCGCTACGGTCGCCTGCGGCTGCTGA
- a CDS encoding sulfurtransferase translates to MADLELFTPLVSTQWLADHQGAETLVVLDATVLGVKGESGLSWLSGLDRYLIDGHVPDARFADLLEEFSDPSGSFGFPRPDAEGFVRAARGLGIDDGSTVVVYDSGQGQWAARLWWIFRSFGFERVAVLDGGLGAWRAEGRGLETGYVAPGTAGALTVEEQPGRWADVAEVEAIVAGTATGTLVCALPAGATSAGGSAARIPGSGTIPFAATIDRQTGLHRPAAELAELRPADERVVVYCGSGIAAAGTAFALELAGHRGVAVYDGSLNEWLADPARPVAADAA, encoded by the coding sequence ATGGCCGATCTCGAACTGTTCACCCCGCTCGTGTCGACGCAGTGGCTCGCCGACCATCAGGGCGCCGAGACCCTCGTCGTGCTCGACGCGACCGTGCTCGGGGTCAAGGGGGAATCAGGCCTGTCGTGGCTCAGCGGCCTCGACCGCTACCTCATCGACGGTCATGTTCCGGATGCCCGCTTCGCCGACCTCCTCGAGGAGTTCTCGGATCCGTCCGGCTCCTTCGGGTTCCCGCGGCCGGATGCGGAGGGTTTCGTCCGCGCCGCCCGCGGGCTCGGCATCGACGACGGTTCGACGGTCGTCGTCTACGACTCCGGGCAGGGCCAGTGGGCTGCGAGGCTCTGGTGGATCTTCCGCTCCTTCGGGTTCGAGCGCGTCGCAGTGCTCGACGGGGGCCTGGGCGCCTGGCGGGCCGAGGGCCGCGGGCTCGAGACGGGATACGTCGCCCCGGGCACGGCGGGCGCGCTCACGGTCGAGGAGCAGCCCGGCCGTTGGGCGGACGTCGCCGAGGTCGAGGCCATCGTCGCCGGCACGGCGACGGGCACCCTGGTGTGCGCCCTGCCTGCCGGGGCGACGTCGGCCGGCGGCAGCGCCGCCCGCATCCCGGGCAGCGGCACGATCCCGTTCGCGGCGACGATCGACCGGCAGACGGGGTTGCACCGCCCGGCCGCCGAGCTCGCTGAGCTCCGCCCCGCCGACGAACGCGTCGTCGTGTACTGCGGGTCCGGGATCGCCGCCGCCGGCACCGCCTTCGCCCTCGAGCTCGCGGGGCATCGCGGCGTCGCCGTCTACGACGGTTCGCTCAACGAGTGGCTCGCCGACCCGGCGCGGCCGGTCGCGGCCGACGCCGCCTGA
- a CDS encoding M18 family aminopeptidase: MRQTDSVIDDLAAFVQASPSSFHTAEEVARRLVAAGYTRVEETEAWPTGPGRCVAVRDGAVIAWVVPVGADAVTPSRIIGAHTDSTGFKLKPGGTVRQAGLAQAGVEIYGGPLLNSWLDRELALAGRVVLRSGESRLVRTGPLLRIPQLAIHLDREISKGLLLDRQRHTQPIWGTEDAGEIAEVIAAAAGCEADDIAGTDLFAVDTQAPARFGAGGVFLASTRLDNLSSVHAGLRALLGSDDADGIRVLAAYDHEEVGSETRTGAAGTFLVDVLGRIYDGLGASDAERRRAFAASWCVSSDAGHAVHPNYQDRHDPEVRPVLGGGPLLKLNANQRYTTDAAGSALWRRACAAADVATQAFVANNAIPCGSTIGPLQATRLGIRTVDVGVPLLSMHSARELAHVDDLVALGDALTAFYAGA, translated from the coding sequence ATGAGGCAGACCGACTCCGTCATCGACGACCTCGCCGCATTCGTGCAGGCGTCGCCGTCGTCGTTCCACACCGCGGAAGAGGTCGCCCGGCGCCTCGTGGCCGCCGGCTACACCCGCGTCGAGGAGACCGAGGCATGGCCGACCGGACCGGGCCGATGCGTCGCCGTGCGCGACGGGGCGGTGATCGCCTGGGTCGTGCCCGTGGGTGCGGATGCCGTCACGCCCTCCCGCATCATCGGCGCCCACACCGACTCGACCGGGTTCAAGCTGAAACCCGGCGGCACCGTGCGCCAGGCAGGCCTCGCCCAAGCGGGCGTCGAGATCTACGGCGGACCGCTGCTGAACTCATGGCTCGACCGCGAGCTCGCCCTCGCCGGCCGCGTCGTGCTGCGCAGCGGCGAATCGCGGCTCGTCCGCACCGGGCCGCTGCTGCGCATCCCGCAGCTGGCGATCCACCTCGACCGCGAGATCTCCAAGGGCCTCCTGCTCGACCGGCAGCGGCACACACAACCGATCTGGGGCACCGAGGACGCCGGCGAGATCGCCGAGGTCATCGCCGCCGCCGCCGGATGCGAAGCCGACGACATCGCCGGAACCGACCTGTTCGCCGTCGACACGCAGGCCCCGGCCCGCTTCGGCGCGGGCGGCGTCTTCCTCGCCTCCACGCGACTGGACAATCTGAGCTCGGTGCACGCGGGACTGCGGGCGCTGCTCGGCTCCGACGACGCCGACGGCATCCGCGTGCTCGCAGCCTACGATCACGAAGAGGTCGGCTCCGAAACCCGCACGGGCGCCGCCGGCACCTTCCTCGTCGACGTGCTCGGCCGGATCTACGACGGACTCGGGGCGAGCGACGCCGAACGGCGGCGGGCGTTCGCGGCATCCTGGTGCGTGTCGAGCGACGCCGGCCACGCCGTGCACCCGAACTACCAGGACCGCCACGACCCCGAGGTGCGGCCCGTGCTCGGCGGCGGCCCGCTGCTGAAGCTCAACGCGAACCAGCGCTACACGACGGACGCGGCCGGATCCGCACTCTGGCGTCGCGCCTGCGCGGCGGCGGACGTGGCGACGCAGGCCTTCGTCGCCAACAACGCCATTCCGTGCGGCTCGACGATCGGCCCGCTGCAGGCGACGCGCCTCGGCATCCGCACCGTCGACGTCGGCGTGCCCCTGCTGTCGATGCACTCCGCCCGCGAGCTCGCGCACGTCGACGACCTCGTCGCCCTCGGGGACGCGCTGACGGCGTTCTACGCGGGGGCGTGA
- a CDS encoding GNAT family N-acetyltransferase codes for MTAAPSPRIRIRPAHPAEFAEEAALVERAFRAGPYGHLPPAEERLAFERDTAGRAASGVVLVAVDGPGADAGDAADAAGAGAGGGAGAGADAGADAGAERIVGAASVLRALTPYARVARPGEAEIRLLAVDPAGQGTGIATALMRAALETALEWGAEALVLDTGSKNTRAQALYERLGFERVPEREPAASGTVTPYVYRFALQERADVRVRLMLPGEAEEVGALTASAYEHDYEIGEGYRAQMLAVAERAERHLVWVAVDAASGELLGTVSTPRPVETMSALARPGELDFRLLAVAPDARRRGIGALLTRHVLRLARLRGVGRVVMNSGPEMTGAHRLYESLGFTRMDELAHTVTREDGTTFDVLAFGRDVDADAPEPGAGASARP; via the coding sequence ATGACTGCCGCACCTTCCCCGCGCATCCGCATCCGCCCCGCACACCCCGCGGAATTCGCCGAGGAGGCGGCGCTCGTCGAACGCGCCTTCCGTGCCGGCCCGTACGGGCATCTGCCGCCCGCCGAGGAGCGCCTCGCCTTCGAGCGCGACACCGCCGGGCGGGCCGCGTCGGGCGTCGTGCTCGTCGCCGTGGATGGCCCGGGTGCGGATGCCGGGGATGCCGCGGATGCCGCTGGTGCTGGTGCTGGTGGTGGTGCTGGTGCTGGTGCTGATGCGGGTGCGGATGCCGGTGCCGAACGCATCGTCGGGGCGGCGAGCGTGCTGCGCGCCCTCACCCCGTACGCGCGGGTCGCCAGGCCCGGCGAAGCCGAGATCCGCCTCCTCGCCGTCGACCCGGCCGGGCAGGGCACCGGCATCGCCACCGCCCTCATGCGCGCCGCCCTCGAGACCGCCCTGGAATGGGGCGCCGAAGCCCTCGTGCTCGACACCGGCTCGAAGAACACGCGTGCGCAGGCGCTCTACGAACGCCTCGGGTTCGAGCGCGTGCCCGAGCGCGAACCGGCCGCGAGCGGCACCGTCACGCCCTACGTGTACCGCTTCGCCCTGCAGGAACGCGCCGATGTGCGCGTGCGCCTCATGCTGCCCGGCGAAGCCGAGGAGGTCGGTGCGCTCACGGCATCCGCCTACGAGCACGACTACGAGATCGGCGAGGGATACCGGGCGCAGATGCTCGCGGTCGCCGAACGTGCCGAACGGCATCTCGTCTGGGTCGCGGTGGATGCCGCGAGCGGCGAACTGCTCGGCACCGTCTCGACGCCGCGCCCGGTGGAGACGATGTCGGCCCTCGCCCGGCCCGGCGAACTCGACTTCCGGCTCCTCGCCGTCGCACCGGACGCCCGCCGGCGCGGCATCGGCGCACTGCTCACCCGGCACGTGCTGCGGCTCGCGAGGCTTCGCGGGGTCGGCCGCGTCGTCATGAACAGCGGACCGGAGATGACCGGCGCCCACCGCCTCTACGAATCGCTCGGCTTCACCCGTATGGACGAGCTCGCCCACACCGTCACGCGCGAAGACGGCACGACGTTCGACGTCCTCGCGTTCGGGCGCGACGTGGACGCGG